The DNA window CCCGGCTCCGCAGAACCTCCGATCGAACCCACGAACACCTCCAGTCCCGATGGTATCCGTCGCCCCGACAGTACCTCCAATACCTCTCATTCCAACAGTTCCTTCAGTGCTTCCCACTCCTCCAGCATCTTCCGTTCCGGCAGCATCTCACGCCCCGACGGCGATCCGCTGCTCGCCATCCTCCCCACCGCCGCCGACGCCGACCGCCCCTGGCTCGTGTGGTACTCCCGCGACGAGCGCATCGAGCTCACCGGCCACGTGCTGAGCATGTGGGCCGCCAAGACCGCGGGCCTGCTGAGCGCGGAGACGGGCGGGCGGCCCCGCGTGCACGTGGCCCTGGAGCCGGGGTGGCGGATCCTGACCTGGTGCCTGGGGACGTGGCTGGCCGGCGGGCGGGTCCTCATGGGCCCGGCGGCGGCGCTCGACGCCGCCGGGGCGGACGAGCCGGACGCGAGCGTCGCCGACCGGCAGGAGGCGCTGGCCCCGCGCGCCGAGGTCCAGATCCTGGTGCCCCGGGCCTCGCTGGCCACGGGCTGGGACGGGGAGCTGCCCCCACTCGTGCTCGACGGCGTCGCCGACGTCATGCCCCACCCGGACGCGTTCGCGCCCGTGCGCACCGGGGCGGAGCAGACGGCGCTGACGCTCGTCGGCGGGGACGCGGCGGATTTCAGTCGCGGCGAGCTGGCGGCACCGCCATCCACGGCGGCGGGTGGGCGGGCCGTCCTCGTGCGCGCCCCCGACGCCGCCGGGGCCGTGCGGGGAGTCCTGGCGGCGTGGGCGGGCGGGGCGACGGCGGTGCTGCTCGACGCCGCGGCGCCGGATTCGCTCGCGCGCACCGCCGCCCGCCAGGAGGGCGCGGTCGCGCCCGCCCCGGAGCCGGAGGCGGCCGCTGGCAATCCGGACTGACGGCGGCGGGCGCGCCGCGGCTCAGGGCACGTCGGCCTGAACGAGCGACCCCTCCCCCTCGACGGCCAGGGCGCGCTCGTCGGCCCCCACGAACAGGGCCCGCCCGCGGGACAGCTCGGCGCCGCCCGCGGACGTGGTCACCGTCGTCGTCCCCTCCAGGCCCAGGAGGATCCGCGGGCCCCGCCCGGGCACGGGCACGCGCCCGTCCCGGGGGACGACGTCGGTCACCAGCAGCTCGAAGTCGTCCACGGGGGCGTAGTAGGCGCGGGTGGCCCGCGACAGGTACTCCGGCGCGGGCCGCACCGGCGGGGCGGCGACGTAGTCGACGCAGGCGAGCATGGCGGGCACGTCGACGTGCTTGGTGGTCAGTCCGGCCCTCAGAACATTGTCGGAGGAGGCCATGACCTCCACCCCCAGGCCGCTGATGTAGGCGTGAACAGACCCGGCGGGCACGAACAGCGCCTCGCCGCGCCTGAGGGTCACGGGGTTGAGCAGGAGGGCCGCGGCGATCCCCGGGTCGTGGGGGAAGGCCCGCGCCATCTCCACGACATTGGCGTCGACCCGCCGCGACGGGGAGCGCCCCTCGGCCAGGCGCCGGGAGATCTCAGCGACGAGCTCGGCCATCTCGGCGGCCTGCGGCCGGGTGTCGGTGGAGACGAGCTCGGTGAAGGCCTGCCGGATGCCGAAGCGCGTGGGATTGAGCCGCAGGGTGCGCCGCATGCGCCGGGCCAGCGGGCTGTCCAGCCCTCCGAGGACCTCGGCGGCCCGGCGCGGGGCCCGGAAGCCGGCGACCGCCTCGAAGCGGGTCAGCGCCAGGACCATCTCGGGTTTGTGGTTGGGGTCCTTGAAATTGCGCACCGGGGAATCGGGGGCGAGGCCCGCGGTGTTCTCCCGCTCGAAGCCCCGCACCGCCTGATCCAAGGAGGGGTGCACCTGGAGGGACAGGGCCCGGTCGGGGGCGATGACCTTGAGGAGGAAGGGCAGTTGGGGGCCGAAGCGCCGCACGACGTCCTCGCCCAGGAGCCGGCCCGGATCGGAGGCGAGCAGCGCGGCCAGCGAGCGCCCGTCCGCCAGCCGGGTGGGCCCGGCGGGGTGGGCGCCGTACCACTGCTCGGCCCACGGGGCGCCGTCGGACTCCAGGCCCAGCATCTCGGGGATGGCCGTCGTCGAGCCCCAGTCGTAGGACTGCCGGGCGCCGTTGAGTCGTTCCATCGCGAAGCGGTCCTCCGGGGTCGGGTGCGGGCTCGAACATGCGGCAGGGTACCGCGGTCGGGCCCGCACTCCGCGGAGACCGGTGTCACAGGGAGCCGATCGGCTCCCGGACGACCCGGGCGGCGGCGTGCCGCAGTCGGGCGGGCGCGCGGGGCGGGCCATTGGA is part of the Actinomyces sp. oral taxon 414 genome and encodes:
- the manA gene encoding mannose-6-phosphate isomerase, class I; this translates as MERLNGARQSYDWGSTTAIPEMLGLESDGAPWAEQWYGAHPAGPTRLADGRSLAALLASDPGRLLGEDVVRRFGPQLPFLLKVIAPDRALSLQVHPSLDQAVRGFERENTAGLAPDSPVRNFKDPNHKPEMVLALTRFEAVAGFRAPRRAAEVLGGLDSPLARRMRRTLRLNPTRFGIRQAFTELVSTDTRPQAAEMAELVAEISRRLAEGRSPSRRVDANVVEMARAFPHDPGIAAALLLNPVTLRRGEALFVPAGSVHAYISGLGVEVMASSDNVLRAGLTTKHVDVPAMLACVDYVAAPPVRPAPEYLSRATRAYYAPVDDFELLVTDVVPRDGRVPVPGRGPRILLGLEGTTTVTTSAGGAELSRGRALFVGADERALAVEGEGSLVQADVP
- a CDS encoding TIGR03089 family protein is translated as MTPFPGSAEPPIEPTNTSSPDGIRRPDSTSNTSHSNSSFSASHSSSIFRSGSISRPDGDPLLAILPTAADADRPWLVWYSRDERIELTGHVLSMWAAKTAGLLSAETGGRPRVHVALEPGWRILTWCLGTWLAGGRVLMGPAAALDAAGADEPDASVADRQEALAPRAEVQILVPRASLATGWDGELPPLVLDGVADVMPHPDAFAPVRTGAEQTALTLVGGDAADFSRGELAAPPSTAAGGRAVLVRAPDAAGAVRGVLAAWAGGATAVLLDAAAPDSLARTAARQEGAVAPAPEPEAAAGNPD